A segment of the Lolium perenne isolate Kyuss_39 chromosome 3, Kyuss_2.0, whole genome shotgun sequence genome:
caccggcctgaccgtctagcaagaacaaacctatggacaaacgtggcgaggccgatccttgggatcggccccaaagatctatggaggaacattgcaaaaccttcattgagcgattcaatcaacgtggaggccgattccagcaatcggccaaaattatcctcaccacacattctgcctgtgttcaacgtcgatctaatgggcagcggttttacgtcggctgatgagctaaaaaaaatcaacattagtcctaccggtgccgacgtgcaaatacagtgccttggctaactacagagccgatatccgcagttacctgccagattcggctcggggggcacctaatcagatgaacatgtgcgatacatgtgcagtgaaatattgggggccgatagaaaaatcggccagtaaaaaaaaattctcatggtatacagtcgatgcacggacatcgactttagagctaagaaacaaagccgatgcacagccatcgactctagtacaaattacacaagatctaccagctgcgtgttcgagacgcggattttcaccaagacggtcttcagttcagcttcaaggccttctgcttccttgagggggtgaacaatgagagcttcctcagccgcaatgagccgattttggtgcccgaattttctcttcgaggacttcccacccttcgcgccagttcagcagtactgtcagaagcgtcagttttggcatgcaaggcagccttttgctcattaagccgttggtgtttcgtctacaatatcggctttcaacggaagaagaggcgatcgatggggacaagtttggctggctcggcatggtggctgtctcagaattacctgagttcaaagccctttgactgatctgtgcatcctcaccgatattctcgccttgactgaggctcggggggcagctggcctggtagatgctctgttttagaagccgattgaggtgtcatcggctgatccttcgtcgcaaccttcttcaaaaatggtgagttcttgcagaagaggatcactggatctggtgggaggaatttaagggctctcttgaagactccacattatccaccagatctcaaagtcatcagttgaagaattgaaggatagattgtgaagaaccgatgcgttgctatcggctcattgagcattggctaagtgaacaatcggcaaagtcagtatgaaggggaatcggctaaattagcttaaaggaaatcggcaaaatcaaactgggggaaattcttcattgctaaataggatttcttacataaagagctgattgctctcaaaaggaaatactagggggtacattgccccatctactactgctgatcctatgctaagggtcctatctatgggccgtcgctgccctcgtcgtcgccgtcgtcgccgctgtcggcgctactcccggcgggctcgtcgtcgctgctgcagcggccgctggccgggccctcgttgtcctcgtcctcctcgtcagcgtcgtcgtcgtcgctgtcgaagtcgctgaggttccccggccaggggcagaagcgcttggccggcggttcgtcggaggaggtgtcgtcctcctcctcctccttctcctcctcctcctcctcctcctcgggggaggtgaagtcatcacaggagaagcgatcgtcatcgctctcctcctccgtttccccgtcggcgaggaagcggaggtcactttccccgtcggtcgaggacttgtcgtcctcagaccagacggagaaatcgtgactggattcctccccggcttcgatggcgcggcggatgttggccgcatgggcctcctccgggttccacttcggcgtcggctcacgggaggaggaggattgggtgaaaagacccgatgaggcagaggaggaagaagacatggtggcgcaggagggcttttggagtgctaatgcgaaggggatgaagaagcaaactgtttggagcggttaaataaaaggggatatagtggaaattcaatgccatagcagtttccgaggaagtggtgcccaacgaaaaaaaaaatttgccagggcacgcagaagtggaagaggcaaggcatcatgatgaaggatactgcgacggttctgccacgacatgacccgacgaagaaaaggcagagtgattttggaattatcaattccaaaaccaggggggcatgtgttatcaacagaatttgaccgagtcagaggtgggccgcgatcaagatgggcttgaagaatatacatggaaggaatacatgaatcggccttatatgcaaagtttgggctagttcgcccgtgtatctgtaatatagtaggatacgtatcgattagatagagtttggctcgtgcccggttgggattattcccacgttagaaagtctacggactataaatatgtatctagggtttatgaaataaacaacaatcacgttcaccacaaaccaatctaggcgcatcgccaactcccttgtctcgagggtttcttccgggtaagcatcatgctgcctagatcgcatcttgcgatctaggcagtacacgttcatccgttgttcatgcgttgctcgtactgaagcctttttgagggcgagcaacgtagttatcgtagacgtgttagggttagcattgttcctcgtatcatatgctgtcgtcgtgcaaccctgagacgtctagccgcccttacacctatcttaggtgtaagggcggcaccccgcttgatcattatttagtagatccgatccgttatgattgctccttgttcttcaaggattagtttaatatctgcatatgttaggccttacaaacgggttgaaggatccagtggcgcgtagggtgtagtttgctagccctagacaggatgttccggggatcaacctcgtgttggtttttaggctttgtctagggtcggtttacgatcaccgtgcgtggccgccaggctcaatcacgagtaggatgttccgattatgtggtgaaaaccctagatcgtagtaggtcgttttagctttattttgatcaagcaggaccaccatatattcgtacacctcgtacggatcatgggtggatcggctctttgagccgattcacaggataacctaagagccgatcgaggctcgtatttaatgtttacgtgtatgccatgcaggaaactaagcgaggcacatccatcaccttcctgaccaggtataggtcaggtggcacgcccttgcaccagcatcggacgtgcgtgccgagtctttgcgggccgtcgctcggagggaccagggccagccgcagtcctgggagcctcccggctctaccgtgttgcccgtcgctgctcgccggtgggtttctgaccgcaacaggcatatggatcaagggtgggatttgtccatcccgatgacggatagatatactctgggacctctcggtggaatgtcgtctaattagcttgcaagcatgtaactgggtcacaagagatgacataccacggtacgagtaaagagtacttgtcggtaacgaggttgaactaggtatggagataccgatgatcgaacctcggacaagtaaagtatcgtgtgacaaggggaatcggtatcgtatgtgaatggttctttcgatcacgaagtcatcgttgaatatgtgggagctattatggatctctaggtcccgctattagttattgatcggagaggagtctcgatcatgtctgcatagttctcgaaccgtagggtgacacacttaaggtttgatgtcgttttaaatatatatggaatatggaatggagttcgaatgttgttcggggtctcggatgggatccaggacatcacgaggagttccggaatggtcctgagaataatattcatatataggaagtcactttcctagtttggaaatgatccggtgcatttatggaaggtgctagaatgtactagaaccttccagaagaaatcaccatggaaggtggagtcccggatggactccaccaaccctagccggccagccaaaggggaaggtggagtccatggtggactccacctcaatggccggccataggggaaggaaagggagcaatctcacttcccctaggtttcacccatatggaagtttttgagttggactcttattcggattttgggcaaacccttgggggttccacctatataaagagagggagaggaagagggctGGCTAACACCATGGCCACACCACCAAGTGGCACCCAAGCCGGCGCCCCAAGCCCCTCCTCTctaccaaaccctagctactccctcctccttcttctcctgcAGCGGTTACGGTGAAGCCCtgacggagatctccaccaccaccgtcaccatgccatcgtgctggcgggattccgaggaggatccactacatccgctacccgctggaacgggaagaaggacgtcgtcatcaacaccgaacgtgtgaccgagtacggaggtgctgcccgactgtgacaccgtcaagatcttctacacgcttttgaaagcggcaagtgatcgactacatcaaccacgagatctaatctcgtaggctttggaatcttcgagggttagtctcacatacatctcgttgctaccatctactagattagatcttggcttattattcgttcttgcggtaggaaatcttttattttctatgctacgaatcccatcatcaCGCCCATGGTTTTTCCCCTCTGTGTTGGAGGGGTTCTCCATGTTAAAATTTTGTATCTCCGCAGTGATTTGCTTTTCATTCTTCGTTATTGCTTGTCACGTTTATaaaaagtggtatcagagcccataatGTTTCAATCTAGGGTCTACGACATGTTTTACTTGAAGTTCGATCTATCGCAGCTGGAGTACACCACAATATTTTCTTTGTGACAAGTGAAGATGAGGGTGATTTTCGCCCAAAATTATAATCTGGATTAACCTCTCTTGAATAATTTGGAAAAGAATTCGGCAAGTCCAATACAAAGACTTAGACAGATGAGGAAAAGCGGAAGGACCGTAAGGCTTTGTCTTTGATTCAACTTCATATGTCCAATAAAATTTGCAGGAAGTGCTGCTAGAGAAAACTGCAGCGGCTCTATAGATGAAATTGGAATCGATCTGCATGCCAAAAGATTTAATCAGTAAAATGCATGAGAAGATGATTTTCTATTCAAGGTCAGTGCCCAACTGTTGCAATCAACTGATTTTCTTGTGTATGTTTCCTTTTCAGTTCAACTGATTTTCTATTCAAGCTCAACTAATTTTCTATTCAAGGTTAGTGCCTAATAGTTGCAATCAACTGATTTTCTTGTGTATGTTGTATTACTTCTTCTCTAGAAGCGTATATTTTATGCAATTGGAAGTAATATTAAGGATATCCAATGCAGAGCAGAAAAAGACATGCAAGACCATAAAGTGGCTCAAAAAAGGACGGTCCGAATGACATCTATTTTTAGACGAAGCGAATATAACAAGTTTCTTATGCAGATGAAATTTTATTGAAAACGCTATttggttattattattattatttaaggACATCTTTATTCTGCCTTCTTCTTGAAGAATAAAACCTTGCCTCTGCTTTTTATAATGTATGGAACTGTAGGTTTGATAGAATGACTTCAGAACAGAGATATCTTGATTACTATGACATGAGAGTTGGTTCTTCCTCACCAGTCACCGTACAACCAAAAAAGAGGTTTGAGTCCTCCTTTCgccgctcttcctcttggtattcTGTCTTTTCTTCTTTTTGAAATATCAATTCAATATTGCATGCCATTGAAAAGATGTTGCATCCCATTGTGATACCTATTGTGTTCTTTTGTTGCTTCTTACTGAAAATATGATTTATGGAGAACATGTATGCATTTTTTAGTCAAGCCTACTCATTATTGTGTTAGTTCTTGCTCACTGTTGTCACCGTTTTGAATATTGTTGCTGCTTATTCATGTGGTATCTTGCAGAAACATTTTTTCTTTCAGAGTCAATTGTTGATGGGTAAATAACATGCTTTGTGACTTACAACTGTGATCGGTTATTTTTTCCATGCAGAAAACCTAAGGAAACTATCCTAGTGTGTAGTTTTTTGAAATAaatattttcattttcattttaacTTTACAATCTAAAAGGAGAAAAATGAATATTAAAAATGGATTTGTTTTCGGTGTTTGAAGGGACAAGAATATATTGTTTTCCATTTCCCTATGGATAACCATGGCAAGATCTTTTCAGCAAGATGTCAATCATATTTTAAATTATAATGTGCACAACATATTTAATGAAAGCCTTTGTGACCAACAAacgctgccactatttgcattgaaTTATGATGTATCCGGTGGACGGAAAGGATGAAATATATCAGTTAATTGAAATGATGAGCTATTTCATATATTTTTTCGTCCCGTAGCAACGCATGAACACCTTACTATGTTTCCTTACATTATCTCCAGCATTCTTGTCACAATGCTTTAAAAATTTGCATTTAATTtagctttcttatgaagtcagatAATAACAATGGTCAACACTTAATGTGTTAATAAATTATTGCAAGCATGTAAATATATGAAGGTCTATCAGCAACAATTAAAGAAGAAACTAATATGCTCCCTCTTGCATAGTTTACCCCAATCACTATGAACCGAAAGATTCTGTAAACTATGACTGAATCTAATTTGTTGCATAATAGAAAATCCTGAAAGTAATGAAGTAGATTGTTCATGCCCTTCACTTTGGTTTAGATTGCATAAAAGCATATTTTAATAAATAAATATTTATCTTTGTAGTTTTTAATTCTCCAAACTTGTGCTAAATATTGCATGGTctttgttcccttgttcccttaataaAGTATTTTTGCACCATACTTGTGACTTTCCGAAGATCCATATGCATAGATAGTTGCATAAGCCTATATTTATGTTGATTTAGACACTTGATATAGTCATTATATCAGTTCCCCAGACGTATGTGCAATTATGTGCCATTATATGCTCAAAAATATAAAAACATACATGCATATCTTTTTActttttgctataaattacggatttatatttttttatttttttaaaataatttttttaattgcatcataaagattactatcatatttacccaatttttagattttcaaatttttaggttttaggtttggcaaaaaaaattaattaattaaaaaaattaaaaaataatacaaattaaaaagttaatgtttatttatttattcaagattattattacatcattatggTTGTTTATTAAAAaagtatttgaaattcaaacaataaagaaatgtgacatcgaccaacatgttaataggattgatatgatactactatcacatacatgcgcgcgaagcacttggatgcggaacgggatggaactcggaagttaagccgtgctagtgctagagtagtgggaggatggttgaccgagcgggaagtttgaccacgagtatgtaatttggctagagataagtgtagttagagatagagactaaactatgcaaataactgaaataatagaaattctgaaaaaaaaatagaaaaaaagtgGAGTGAAATAAATtagaaaaaaataaaattaaaaaaaaatcacctAGGGACATTTTTCGTCCCAACAGACGGAACCCACGTggatggacctttagtcccggttcgtaagcaaccgggactaaaggggggcctttagtcgtgcttgtttagtcccggttgcctttttctactagtggggtgagtctcgatcatctcctcgttgctcccgtagcTCGACAAAATTAATTGATCATTTGGTGCtagtttttttaataaaaaatgcATGTTATTAAAATAGGAGCATTGCAAACAGTCATACCAAACAACCCTAAAAAAATTGCATGTTGTTAACTGAGCAATTCTACCGTGGCAAGCGGCCACTGACATTAACAGATACAAGTACTATAGTATTTACAATGATGAATGCAACAACGTTGAAGGCATAAAACATGACAAAGGGAAATTGCCGGCTTATGCGTCTCTTGGAACGCCGTCGTGGTTCCGACCTACTGCCAACCAAAAACTGCACAACTCCTCCAAGTGATCCAGGCGTTGCGAGGCATGCAAGCAGCGTCATCATGATGTACAATCCAAGGTACATCAGCTGAGACAATGCGATCTTCATGGGATTCTTATCGCTCATCACAGCGGCTATAGCCATGAAGAAACCTAGCATCATGCTGTTCAATGCCAGCCAAAGGAAGTGCATCGAGATCATGAAGCCGATCCACGAGCGGTGTGACCGCGAAGCTCTCCCATATATCAACAGTATCGTCGCAACCACGGAAGTGGTCACAGCGATGGTATCCAGGGCTAGGAAGGCATTGTACAAACGATCTCCGCCAAGATTTGCCTTTCCATCAGACCCATATGATCCAGGCACGTTGAATGCTGCCGAGAAGGCGACCGTCGCCACTAGAGTGGAGACAATTGCGAGATTTTTCGATGTGGTCTCTCGCCATTTCATGATATTCTGACCCTTCCATTTCTCTATATGGTCTTGCCTCTCTGGTCTGAATGGTGCTCCATTAACATAGAATTTCACTACTAGCCTTACCTGCATATTCATAAAGACATTATCTGTATGAAGCCCATATGTACTGGTATTTTTTACAGTAATATTAATTTGGATCAAAGATTTATTGGATAATATAAAGCTAACATTAGAGAGAGTTGACAACATTACTCCGCCAACATCCACATCTACTAAATAAATCCTCAAATGTTGTGAGAAAACACATGAAAGATAACCTATCACATAGACATCGAAGACTGAGAGAATTGTTACCATTGAGTAGAACCCTGTAGAATCCTCTATGAGATCAGCTGGAGTCCGGCCATCATTGTTCATAACGTGGGAATGCACCTTCTTACATGCTAACAGCTTGGATATAACTTTGTGTTCCCCAGCCACCACAGCCAAATGGAGCGGCGTATTTCCTTCCCTGTCCTGGGAGTTCATAAGATGCTCCAGCATCTTGTTCTTTATAACATAAGACACGATGGAGGAGCGGCCCCTCATGGCTGCAGCGTGCAGGAAGTTTCTACCGCGGTCATCACAAATGTCTGCACAAGCGGGGTACAATCGTAGCAACAACCGGACAGCGGCGACATGGCCCATCAGTGCCGCGGCGTGCAGAGCTGAGATGCCATCATTATCCTGGAGATATACAGTGCTTGGCGGTGAATGCGCTAGGAGCGCTTCGATGATCAAGCAGTCCCCGTCAGATGCGGCAAAGTGCAGAGGGCTGCTCTTGTTCGCGTCGATAGTGCCGGCGAGTGCTGGCCTCAATTGCAAGAGCAGAGCAACCATTTCTACAAAATGATGGAGTGCTGATATGCTTGTAGGGAAGTACTTTTTTTAGATGCTGAAATGCTGTACAAGGAAAATGAAAAATGGTCCATCTAGCCATGTCTGGTTGAAACGTTTTCTCATGGAATATAGACATTCAATGCAATGAATTTTGAAGGAACTATGATGAAAAAAAATTCAAAGGGGTAAGAAGAGATCCATCACGGGATTGCTTACAAAAAAAGTGTCATTCGATCAAACAAGAATGGAACTAGATTTGGCAAGTAATTGAGCTTTCTTGACGCTATGTTGGGCACAAATTTGGCAAGATTTGTGAAAAGAAGGTTAGAAGAGTTGGCCAGACTTCATAGGCAACATATATTTTGGCAAGCAACCAAGCAAAAGCTACAATAGCATAGGCCGTC
Coding sequences within it:
- the LOC127341068 gene encoding protein ACCELERATED CELL DEATH 6; amino-acid sequence: MNPNKIFPTSTETEPMELRHPSGKDESLFMCSELYIAAFKGRTQEVAGLLTGRNISGIPAAARHGGPAKVAGHGGRCTAHEVTAERNTVLHIAAGQGHGGLVAELCYSYSSLLSAVNRALDTPLHSAARAGHADAVETIVRSARANVEEDALRGILHGKNEAGDTALHVAARHGHLAAVETLVKLAPELVAETNGAGVSALYLAVMSGSVDAVRAIVVSVSHGDASAAGTDSQNALHAAVLQSSEMVALLLQLRPALAGTIDANKSSPLHFAASDGDCLIIEALLAHSPPSTVYLQDNDGISALHAAALMGHVAAVRLLLRLYPACADICDDRGRNFLHAAAMRGRSSIVSYVIKNKMLEHLMNSQDREGNTPLHLAVVAGEHKVISKLLACKKVHSHVMNNDGRTPADLIEDSTGFYSMVRLVVKFYVNGAPFRPERQDHIEKWKGQNIMKWRETTSKNLAIVSTLVATVAFSAAFNVPGSYGSDGKANLGGDRLYNAFLALDTIAVTTSVVATILLIYGRASRSHRSWIGFMISMHFLWLALNSMMLGFFMAIAAVMSDKNPMKIALSQLMYLGLYIMMTLLACLATPGSLGGVVQFLVGSRSEPRRRSKRRISRQFPFVMFYAFNVVAFIIVNTIVLVSVNVSGRLPR